ATCTAATTGATCCGCTTCACTTACTTCCTGTTTGAGTAATTCGATTTTCTCGCCTTTCAAGGCTTCGATACTGTGGATGAGAATTACAGTTTCTAAATGATTAATCACCGACTCGATCACGGCATTGGGTGTTTCCTTAAAGAAGAAATCGCGCGCCTGTATTTCTTGATCGGCAAAATCTTTAGGACTGAGTAATTCGGCACTTAGATCCGAACCGCCAAATTCCAGATAAGCCTGGTTGAAGTTTTCGAGGGTTTCCTGAAAACGGGTGCCATAGCTACCTTGAATGATTTCGTTGGTAGCAAAGAGGTTCTCCTTGAGCTTCTCACCAGCAATATGGTTTGTATTGCGATAATCGTAATAGCCCGTGCGGATTTCCTCTAACTTTTGCAAGCTGGATAGCGTTTGCGCCTTGAGATTTTGACTCTTGGAGTCGCCTTCCGGCAATTCTTCGAGTTGAGTCCTCAATTTTTCAAGAACCACTTCCTGTGCGGGAACCAGGTTTTCATAATGATCCAAAAACTTACCCGGACTGGATAAAAAGAGGAACAAAATGAAGACCAGGTACAAGAAGCTCAGTTTCTTGAAGATCAGGTTCTTCGCTTTTGATATTTTAATGGTATTCGCCATTGTGCAGCGCTATTCAGACTAGGATTCCAATACCCGGTCGTACTTATCATTGATACTGCGCAAATTGGCATTGTAATGGTCCATCAAATGGATAAAATCTTCCATCTGATTTTGCATGGCCACAGAGCTTTGGGCTGATGCTTCCATATTGGCGCGGATATCACGAATGCTAAGGGATAGATTGTGAATCTCACTGCTCATATTTTCCATACTGGCATTAAAGAGCTGCATCGCTTCACCATAGTTGCCGGCGCTGCCATTCATTGGCTGACCTTGACCATTAAGTTGCGGGAATACATTTTCCCATTGGTATTCTTTTTCTTCCTCCTTGCGCTCGAAAGCAGAGATAAGGAATACAACGGCCTCGATACTTAAACCAACGATAAAGAGCTCATTAGCAAAGGACCAGCCCAGGAATTTGAACATGGCACCTACCAGTACGATGGCGGCACCAAAGCCATAAATAAAGGTGATGCTATCGAGCTTACCTTTTTTGGCTTCTTTGGACTTGTTCATACTAGTATGACCATTACTGATCTGATGACCATTGCCATTGCGCATATCTCGTTTTCCATTTCTTTCCGAATGGCCATTGCGATAGCCATTTGATCTTCCGTTTCGAGTTGTGGTTTCTTGACTTTGCATGATTAGTTGTTTTTAAGAAAGTGGTCTTGAAAATGATTCCAGCTAGCCTGGCTGCTGGCCAAACTGCGATTTACACTGCGGCGGTTGATCAGCACAAAGGCGATGATCAGCACCAGAAAGGCTATTCCGGCCGCTAGTAATTGATAATTGATTTGACCCGCCAGTTGCGCCTCTAATTTGGCCGCCACTCGGTTTTGGTCTTCAAACTGCTCCTGGAATTGATCCAGTGCCAGATTCAAGGCTCTTTCCGTTTGCACTTGCTGTGCCTGGAAATTTTCCATTTGACTCTGGTTTTCTGCGATTTGGCTCGCTACCTTCTGATTGAGGGAATCGCTATTGCTTTCCATTCGAATCAATTCCAGTTGCAGGGCCTGGGTTTCGCGTAAAACCTGATTCTGAGTTTGCATCACATTGCTGATGCGGCTTTCCATAATCCGGATGTCCTGTTGCAGTCGATTGAGCCGTAGTGAATCGTTCTCTGCATGCAGGAAAGGAGGGATCATTAAAAGAATGACTAAAGTTTTCCTTACTGTCATGGGGAGTTTATGATTGGTTAGGATATCTCCAAATGTAGAATTAACAATGACTTGTTGAAAACCTTAAAATAAAAATTTGATAGGTAAATTATTCTAAAATTGAATACCGCAAAACCTTGATATAAAAAGGATATAGTGTTTTTGTGTAAAAAACGACAATTGTATAAAATAAAAATTGATACTCATTTTTCCGCCTTTTTTGGACTAAGTGGCGCTTGATTGAGTAGATGTCAGCTCTGATACATTTGAAATCCTAGAAGTGAATTTCAAGTTTGGGAAAAGGGAGGTAATCCACCCTTAGGTTATGGCAGATTATAGCGTGATATTTGAGCTTAAGACTAGGGGAAGGAGTCCGTCAAATTGATTCAACGGGACTTGCTTGATACTTTTCTGCAGCTTTGAAAATGGACTTTTTTGAAAGCGCGGATTGTTTAGATTTTGAGAAGCTGCTATAGCTTATTTTATCTGTTCCGCATAAAATCCTCTCGGTAAAACAAGGTCCTGCTTTTGTTATTGTCCATAAATCGAAAGGGTTTATGTTTTGTTATGAATATTGTGTATTCAATACAGGGGTTTGGCTCAATAAACCATGGTGTAGAACAGTCTGCAGGTAAATTTAGGCTATCACTCAAATGAGTAATACATTCAACTTCAACTATATAATCAAATTGTTCCCTGACAACTGTTAATTTGTTTAAGGAGTCAGCCAGGATCTTATATCGTCGAACATTTGAGTAGTGTAGATCACTAATTTGACCGGCTAGATTAAAATACTCCTCACAATTTTTAAATTCTTTGAGATTAGAATCCAGCGGAAATGTAAATTTTTCGGCCTGTACTAATTCCAGATGGTTTTGCCCCATCAGGGGGTAAAAACTGACTACTATTAATAAGTAGAAAAGCTGTTTCATCTTCAATTGAAAATTATTCACAATAATAGTGATCAATTTTGGCATGACTGGGGCTCTCTTTATTCGCTATCGGTAATTATAAATGAATATCGGCTGCTAAGTCACAGTATTAAATACCTTGAAATATCGGCTGACTAGAATTGAGGCTAATTTCTACTTCCAATAATTCACTATAGGTTGGTTTATAGTTATTTAAGTTTGGACTTGGGCCAGATATAAATCAATTGAATTGTCATTTGAATCGGTGGCGAAAAAGGTTCTGCCCAAGTACTCAATGTTCTATATCACATTCCATAGTATGACCCGCATTGGGATTGGGGTATAGATTGTTCTGCCTGATCAAGCAGTAAGCTAATTTGGCGAAATAGAAATTAGCTTAATAAAGAAGCCTAATTGTAACCAGAAGATTGTTGGCATCGCGCCATTTAATCCAGCCTCTTTTAGATAGTTTCCACTCTTCGGGATAAGGCTCGCAATCGGGTGAGAATTCAATTTGCAACCAGTGTTCTCCATTTCTTTCCACTAAACTTAGCACCTTTAAAAGCTCAATATCGCAGGGCTTGATCAATTCTTGACTCTGAATTTCTAGTTCAACTAGGATTGGATTATCCTTAGTGAGTCTTTGCACACTTGATTCAACTAATATTTCCTCCCATGTCTTGAAATAAAAGCTTGAGTCCCGAGGGAGATAGCCGATAGCTGAATCGTTTACTAAGATTTTAAAATAGGTTGGACTTTGCTCTAAACAGATAAAATGATACAATCCATAATCAGGTTTAAAGAAAAAGGGCTCCACTTTCTCATCTTTCCACTTTTCTGATAAACCTTGATTTTGGTATAGGTTTTCAGGAATCGTAAAATCCTCAAATTGATAAGGATTAGCGGCGATTGCAAAGCCTATTCCCAGGCTTATAGGTTTTTGATTTTGCCCCATAATGGGCTTTAAGCTGCAGAAAAGGGCTAAAGCGAAAAGTATTCTCATCCAGATAAGCTTAAGCTCTTATTAATACCCATTTGCGATTCGAGCGAATTAGTAAAACCTTTATTATTCGTAGATATAGAAAGTGCGATAAATGAGATTCTTATCGCCTTCCTCTGTAATTTCGGAATAATGCTCTTCTGTAAGAAGGCCATTTGTGTAAATATACCTTCTTTCTGCTACCTGTTTATTGTCGTGGCTTACTTTGCTATAACTAATTTCTCCAAGACTGTTAA
The Croceimicrobium hydrocarbonivorans genome window above contains:
- the porL gene encoding type IX secretion system motor protein PorL/GldL — encoded protein: MQSQETTTRNGRSNGYRNGHSERNGKRDMRNGNGHQISNGHTSMNKSKEAKKGKLDSITFIYGFGAAIVLVGAMFKFLGWSFANELFIVGLSIEAVVFLISAFERKEEEKEYQWENVFPQLNGQGQPMNGSAGNYGEAMQLFNASMENMSSEIHNLSLSIRDIRANMEASAQSSVAMQNQMEDFIHLMDHYNANLRSINDKYDRVLES